A single genomic interval of Lynx canadensis isolate LIC74 chromosome A2, mLynCan4.pri.v2, whole genome shotgun sequence harbors:
- the LOC115527729 gene encoding olfactory receptor 7A17-like: MEPGNDSQISEFFLLGFAERPELQLLIFGLFLSMYLITVFGNLLILLAVSSDSRLHTPMYFFLANLSFVDICFTSTTVPKMLWNMQTQTKVITYAGCITQMYFFLLFAGLDNFLLSVMAYDRFVAICQPLHYMLITKPTYCGLLVLVSWMMSTLNSLLQTLMMLWLSFCTEVEISHFFCEINQVVLLACSDPFLNDMLMYFAAGLLGGASLAGILYSYSKIVSFVCGISSAQGKYKAFSTCASHLSVVSLFYCTGLGVYLSSAATQSSHSCATASVMYAVVTPMLNPFIYSLRNKDIKRALKRIVGVPVL, encoded by the coding sequence ATGGAACCAGGAAATGATtcacaaatttcagaattttttcttctgggatttgCAGAGAGACCAGAACTGCAGCTCCTCATTTTTGGGCTTTTCCTCTCCATGTACCTGATCACTGTGTTTGGGAACCTGCTCATCCTCCTGGCCGTCAGCTCTGACTCCCGCCTCCAcacgcccatgtacttcttcctggccaACCTGTCCTTTGTAGACATCTGCTTCACCTCCACCACCGTCCCGAAGATGCTCTGGAACATGCAGACCCAGACCAAAGTCATAACTTATGCAGGCTGCATCACACAGATGtattttttcctactctttgCTGGATTGGACAATTTTCTACTGTctgtgatggcctatgaccggTTTGTGGCCATCTGTCAACCCTTGCACTACATGCTGATCACGAAACCCACCTACTGTGGGCTGCTTGTTCTGGTGTCCTGGATGATGAGCACCCTGAACTCCTTATTACAAACCTTAATGATGTTGTGGCTGTCCTTCTGTACAGAGGTGGAAATCTCCCACTTTTTCTGTGAAATCAATCAGGTGGTCCTGCTTGCCTGTTCTGATCCCTTTCTTAATGACATGCTGATGTATTTTGCAGCTGGATTGTTGGGTGGTGCTTCCCTAGCTGGGATCCTTTACTCTTATTCTAAGATagtttcttttgtatgtggaatctCATCAGCTCAGGGCAAGTATAAGGCGTTTTCCACCTGTGCGTCTCACCTCTCGGTTGTCTCCCTATTTTATTGTACTGGCCTGGGAGTGTACCTTAGCTCTGCTGCTACCCAGAGCTCCCACTCGTGTGCAACAGCCTCAGTGATGTACGCAGTCGTCACGcccatgctgaaccccttcatctacagcctgaggaacaaaGACATAAAGAGGGCTCTGAAGAGAATCGTTGGGGTTCCAGTGTTGTAA
- the LOC115527742 gene encoding olfactory receptor-like protein OLF4 — translation MYLITVFGNLLIILAVSSDSRLHTPMYFFLANLSFGDICVTSTTVPKMLWNIQTQSKHITYEDCITQMYFFLLFAGLDIFLLTVMAYDRFVAICHPLHYMVIMNPRLCGLLVLVSWLSVVSLFYCTSLGVYLSSASTQSSHSSATASVMYTVVTPMMNPFIYSLRNRNIKRALKRIVGVPAMHGTFILRLKTCP, via the exons ATGTACCTGATCACTGTGTTTGGGAACCTGCTCATCATCCTGGCCGTCAGCTCTGACTCCcgcctccacacccccatgtacttcttcctggccaACCTATCCTTTGGTGACATCTGCGTCACCTCCACCACCGTCCCAAAGATGCTTTGGAACATCCAGACACAGAGCAAACACATAACCTATGAGGACTGCATCACACAGATgtattttttcctgctctttgcaGGATTAGACATCTTTCTTCTGACagtgatggcctatgaccgctttGTGGCCATCTGTCACCCCCTACACTACATGGTCATCATGAATCCCCGGCTCTGTGGACTGCTGGTTCTGGTGTCCTGG CTCTCGGTTGTCTCCTTATTTTATTGTACGAGCCTAGGAGTGTACCTCAGCTCTGCTTCTACCCAGAGCTCCCACTCGAGTGCCACAGCCTCGGTGATGTACACGGTGGTCACGCCCATGATGAACCCcttcatctacagcctgaggaacagaAACATAAAGAGGGCTCTGAAAAGAATCGTTGGGGTTCCAGCAATGCATGGGACATTCATCCTGAGGCTAAAGACGTGCCCATGA
- the LOC115527750 gene encoding olfactory receptor-like protein OLF4, with translation MEPGNDTRTSEFLLLGFSEGPELQPLVFGLFLSMYLITVFGNLLILLAVSSDSRLHTPMYFFLANLSFVDICFTSTTVPKMLWNFQTQSKVITYAGCITQVNFFIIFSGLDICLLAIMAYDRFVAICHPLQYTVIMSPRLCALLVLVSWITSVLHSLLQTSMVLRLSFWTGLEIPHFSCELNQMIQLACSDTFLNNLVMYFAAILVGGGPFIGILYSYSKILSSIRGISSAQGKYKAFSTCASHLSVVSLFYCTGLGVYLSSAATQGSHSSASASVMYTVVTPMLNPFIYSLRNKDIKGALKRFSAMAVRKGPIVLRLKNFPGLQASKS, from the coding sequence ATGGAACCAGGAAATGATACACGGACATCAGAATTTCTGCTTCTGGGATTTTCAGAGGGTCCAGAACTGCAGCCCCTCGTATTTGGGCTTTTCCTCTCCATGTACCTGATCACTGTGTTTGGCAACCTGCTCATCCTCCTGGCCGTCAGCTCTGACTCCCGCCTCCAcacgcccatgtacttcttcctggccaACCTGTCCTTTGTAGACATCTGCTTCACCTCCACCACCGTCCCGAAGATGCTCTGGAACTTCCAGACCCAGAGCAAAGTCATAACCTATGCAGGCTGCATCACACAGGTGAACTTTTTCATAATCTTTTCAGGATTGGACATCTGCCTCCTGGCCATTATGGCCTATGACAGGTTTGTGGCCATCTGTCACCCCCTGCAATACACGGTCATCATGAGCCCCCGGCTCTGTGCACTGCTGGTCCTGGTGTCCTGGATCACGAGTGTCCTGCATTCCTTGTTGCAAACTTCAATGGTGTTGCGGCTGTCCTTCTGGACAGGCTTGGAAATCCCCCATTTTTCCTGTGAACTCAATCAGATGATCCAACTTGCCTGTTCTGACACCTTTCTTAACAACTTGGTGATGTATTTTGCAGCTATCCTAGTGGGTGGCGGTCCTTTCATTGGGATCCTTTACTCTTACTCCAAGATACTTTCCTCCATACGTGGGATCTCATCAGCTCAGGGCAAGTATAAAGCATTTTCCACCTGTGCATCTCACCTCTCGGTTGTCTCCTTATTTTATTGTACGGGCCTCGGAGTGTACCTCAGCTCTGCTGCTACCCAGGGCTCCCACTCAAGTGCCTCAGCCTCGGTGATGTACACGGTGGTCACGcccatgctgaaccccttcatctacagcctgaggaacaaaGATATAAAGGGGGCTCTGAAGAGATTCTCTGCGATGGCAGTTAGAAAAGGTCCAATTGTCCTGCGGTTGAAGAATTTCCCAGGATTGCAAGCCTCAAAGTCTTAG